From Frateuria aurantia DSM 6220, one genomic window encodes:
- a CDS encoding sensor histidine kinase — protein MEREQARRRNARQWRAHRLIANWIFAGLAGSMVLLGWLVSESWVPLWLGVVGAVLAAALVWWWERRAWHPVLELARMAALSVDRPLQETTPHSHLSLTDLGDPDLRSLGDVMQVLLERVRGFDARERSFTRDASHELRSPLTMIKMSVDTLSGDQFISPSGLRSLHRIRRATRELEIMVDALLLLARESDNGTHEQVFVINEVLQQELEHARGLLDYSDTELHLHESACFALKASPKAFAVMCWQLIRNAHRQQRGGQITLSILVDSLLVSSSTGTQHMMALAEESDRHGFEIAIAYRISERYGWPLELEHDPLQGPIARVRFPHVEPMPP, from the coding sequence GTGGAACGTGAGCAAGCCCGACGACGCAATGCCCGGCAATGGCGTGCCCACCGCCTGATCGCCAACTGGATCTTTGCCGGCCTGGCCGGCAGCATGGTGCTGCTGGGCTGGCTGGTCAGCGAAAGCTGGGTACCGCTGTGGCTGGGCGTGGTCGGTGCCGTGCTGGCGGCGGCCCTGGTCTGGTGGTGGGAGCGCCGAGCCTGGCACCCGGTGCTGGAACTGGCCCGCATGGCGGCGCTGAGCGTGGACCGCCCCCTGCAGGAAACCACCCCGCACTCCCATCTGTCGCTGACCGACCTGGGGGATCCGGACCTGCGTTCGCTGGGCGATGTGATGCAGGTGCTGCTGGAGCGCGTCCGCGGCTTTGATGCCCGCGAACGCAGCTTTACCCGGGATGCCAGCCACGAGCTGCGCAGCCCGCTGACGATGATCAAGATGTCGGTCGATACCTTGAGCGGCGACCAGTTCATCAGCCCCTCCGGACTGCGTTCGCTGCACCGGATCCGGCGCGCGACCCGTGAACTGGAAATCATGGTCGATGCCTTGCTGTTGCTGGCCCGGGAGTCTGACAACGGGACCCATGAACAGGTCTTCGTGATCAACGAGGTCCTGCAACAGGAGCTGGAGCATGCCCGTGGACTGCTGGACTACAGTGATACCGAGCTGCATCTGCATGAATCGGCCTGTTTTGCCCTGAAGGCTTCCCCCAAGGCTTTCGCGGTGATGTGCTGGCAACTGATCCGCAATGCCCATCGACAGCAGCGCGGTGGGCAGATCACCTTGAGCATTCTGGTCGACAGCCTGCTGGTCTCCAGCAGCACAGGTACCCAGCATATGATGGCCCTGGCGGAGGAAAGCGATCGGCATGGTTTCGAAATCGCGATCGCCTATCGGATCAGCGAACGCTATGGCTGGCCCCTGGAGCTGGAACATGATCCCCTGCAGGGGCCTATCGCCCGGGTCCGCTTTCCCCATGTCGAGCCGATGCCGCCTTGA
- a CDS encoding response regulator transcription factor, which produces MSARDEQSGLILLVEDHRQIAEMIGEHLERKGYSVDYAADGVSGLHLAVSNSYDVVVLDLMLPGIDGLDVCRKLRKDGKKATPVLMLTARDRLEDKLLGLESGADDYLVKPFEVRELEARLRALIRRDRRQTSTEVLSVGDMTLDTSTLRLTRAGRELSISPIGLKLLAILMRESPRVVSRRDIEREIWGDTLPDSDTLRSHLYNLRRVIDKPFDRPLLHTIHSAGYRLSDLDAEILKRGA; this is translated from the coding sequence ATGAGTGCCCGAGACGAGCAATCCGGCCTGATCCTGCTGGTCGAAGACCATCGCCAGATCGCCGAAATGATTGGCGAGCATCTGGAGCGCAAGGGGTATTCGGTGGACTATGCCGCCGACGGAGTCAGTGGCCTGCATCTGGCCGTGTCCAACAGTTATGACGTGGTGGTGCTGGATCTGATGCTGCCGGGCATCGATGGTCTCGATGTCTGCCGCAAGCTGCGCAAGGATGGCAAGAAGGCAACGCCGGTGCTGATGCTGACTGCGCGCGACCGGCTGGAAGACAAGCTGCTGGGCCTGGAATCGGGAGCGGATGATTATCTGGTCAAGCCTTTCGAAGTGCGTGAACTGGAGGCACGACTGCGCGCCCTGATCCGGCGCGACCGCCGGCAGACCTCGACCGAGGTGCTGAGTGTAGGCGACATGACCCTGGATACCTCGACCCTGCGCCTGACACGGGCCGGCCGGGAGCTCTCGATCTCGCCGATCGGCCTCAAGCTGCTGGCGATTCTGATGCGCGAATCGCCGCGAGTGGTCAGTCGTCGTGACATCGAACGCGAGATCTGGGGCGATACCTTGCCCGACTCGGACACCTTGCGTTCCCATCTTTACAATCTGCGGCGGGTCATCGACAAGCCCTTCGACCGGCCGTTGCTGCATACCATCCATTCAGCGGGTTATCGGCTGTCGGATCTCGACGCGGAAATTCTCAAGCGCGGAGCCTGA
- a CDS encoding arylesterase, which translates to MRFFLCFLLAMGPGLVQAASAAPSTLLVVGDSLSAAHNIPEQAGWVALLGQRLSKMRPPWQVVNASISGETSLSGRARLPALLANRRPALVVIELGANDGLRGLPLPALKANLTAMVKAARGAGARVLLLGIELPVNYGPRYRDGLAQVYVQIAQAEHVALVPFMLDGVAQHLELMQADGLHPVADAEPRVLDHIWPRLQPLLQPAEAASHHP; encoded by the coding sequence ATGCGTTTTTTCCTGTGTTTTCTGCTGGCCATGGGGCCTGGGCTGGTACAGGCCGCCTCGGCGGCGCCGTCGACGCTGCTGGTGGTCGGAGACTCCTTGTCGGCGGCCCACAATATCCCTGAACAAGCCGGTTGGGTGGCCTTGCTGGGGCAGCGCCTGTCCAAGATGAGGCCGCCGTGGCAGGTGGTCAATGCCAGCATCAGCGGCGAGACCTCGCTCAGCGGCCGCGCACGGCTGCCGGCGCTGCTGGCGAATCGACGTCCGGCTTTGGTGGTGATCGAACTGGGGGCCAATGACGGTTTGCGTGGATTGCCCCTGCCGGCGCTCAAAGCCAACCTCACGGCCATGGTCAAGGCCGCCCGTGGCGCTGGCGCACGCGTGCTGCTGCTGGGGATCGAACTGCCGGTCAACTACGGGCCGCGTTATCGTGATGGTCTGGCGCAGGTCTATGTCCAGATCGCCCAGGCTGAGCACGTTGCATTGGTGCCATTTATGCTCGATGGCGTGGCCCAGCATCTGGAGCTGATGCAGGCCGACGGCCTGCATCCGGTCGCGGATGCCGAGCCCAGGGTCCTGGACCATATCTGGCCCCGGCTGCAGCCGCTGCTGCAGCCGGCCGAAGCAGCCTCGCACCATCCTTGA
- a CDS encoding ABC transporter ATP-binding protein — protein sequence MTALPQPMLAVRHLSKTVTAPDGSRLEILRDIELRIERGASCAIVGSSGSGKTTLLGLLAGLDLPSAGEVVLAGQSLQSMDEEARAALRRRLVGFVFQSFHLLPALTAEENVMLPLELEGIPGARERARQALQDVGLADRLRHYPSHLSGGEQQRVAIARAFVHGPELLFADEPTGNLDGRTGHSIVELLFRLNRERATTLVLVTHDPALAALCTQQVEVHEGRLLDQAARPRQVRA from the coding sequence ATGACAGCTTTGCCTCAACCGATGCTTGCAGTCCGTCATCTTAGCAAGACCGTGACCGCGCCCGACGGCAGCCGACTGGAGATCCTGCGGGATATCGAGCTGCGGATCGAGCGGGGCGCGAGTTGCGCCATCGTCGGCAGTTCAGGCTCGGGCAAGACCACCTTGCTGGGCCTGCTGGCAGGGCTGGACCTGCCCAGCGCCGGCGAGGTGGTCCTGGCCGGGCAGTCGCTGCAGAGCATGGACGAGGAAGCCCGTGCGGCCTTGCGGCGACGACTGGTCGGCTTCGTATTCCAGTCCTTTCATCTGCTGCCGGCCCTGACGGCCGAAGAAAACGTGATGCTGCCACTGGAGCTGGAAGGCATCCCCGGTGCCCGCGAGCGTGCCCGTCAGGCCTTGCAGGATGTCGGTCTGGCGGATCGGCTGCGGCACTACCCTTCCCATTTGTCGGGCGGCGAGCAGCAACGGGTCGCGATCGCCCGTGCGTTTGTGCATGGCCCGGAGCTGCTGTTCGCGGATGAACCCACCGGCAATCTGGACGGTCGTACCGGGCACAGCATCGTCGAGCTGCTGTTCCGGCTCAATCGCGAGCGAGCGACCACCCTGGTGCTGGTCACCCACGATCCGGCGCTGGCCGCGCTGTGTACGCAACAGGTCGAAGTGCATGAAGGTCGCTTGCTGGATCAGGCCGCCCGCCCCCGCCAGGTGCGCGCGTGA
- a CDS encoding ABC transporter permease — protein sequence MIRPGALAWLALRQIRREWRLPELRTLAASLWLAVLALGLVASLSQGVSRSLGAGAARLIGGDAGLSAAVDPPASWEAQAARLGLRSSRSASFPTMAFAGDSNVLVDVNAVDPAYPLRGSLQLAGNSAQTLASTAPAPAPGTVYLDHRALHALAARVGQTVQVGGQSLRVAGELEREPDGGSLFAMAPQAVMALADARAEGLLGPGSRASHRLLIAGPARAVQHWLDWAHAQPRPMDGRWIGPRQAQERIRAAFDRAGLFLQLTALLAALLCGIAIALSAQRYASRKRAEVAVLRAIGIPRGQLALLLGMAMAWLALPVAAIGTAMAWGLSQGIWHWLASRLGQPAEWLPPGPCLASAAMALAVLAGFTWPPLARLGRIPPAAVFRDSYRYQGGLAELAYLLPVLVALGLIWLQTRSLALAFQLGLSLGVVAAATLLITTLLLSAIRRLPTGRWVTLRLGLQQLARRRGLSLIQATALSTGLTALLLLGLVAPALLDNWRAELPADTPNWFVLNLQDDQRQEFSRHLAELGASRLSIMPLAVGKLIAINGRPVEQIAFGDAHAQERASQQLRLSWSAQLPPANRLVAGQWPPLQPATPEVSVDQTWQQWFGLKLGDRLRLQIGEASVEARVSSFRQVDWRSFRVNFFLMLDQAHATRLPHTWIASFHLPARQADRLGSLLQQQSNLSLIDINSLLDQVRQLVGQVALAVRAILLLSLLAGALVLASALAASHQERQHEAALLRTLGAPSRQLRGAAACEFAVLGLICATTSAIACVLAGQWLGRRLFRIEHVQLPWLAVIGTSLLAVAVVTLLGLTGTRKVIRTPPMQLLRHY from the coding sequence GTGATACGGCCGGGTGCACTGGCCTGGCTGGCGCTGCGGCAGATTCGTCGCGAATGGCGGCTGCCCGAACTGCGGACTCTGGCAGCCTCCTTGTGGCTGGCCGTTCTGGCTCTGGGACTGGTGGCCAGCCTCAGCCAGGGCGTCAGCCGCAGCCTGGGTGCCGGTGCCGCGCGTCTGATCGGCGGTGATGCCGGCCTGTCCGCGGCCGTGGATCCGCCGGCCAGCTGGGAAGCACAGGCCGCTCGGCTAGGCCTGCGCAGCAGTCGCAGTGCCAGCTTCCCGACCATGGCCTTTGCCGGCGACAGCAACGTGCTGGTCGACGTGAATGCCGTCGATCCGGCCTACCCCTTGCGCGGCAGCCTGCAGCTGGCCGGAAACTCGGCCCAGACGCTGGCATCCACCGCGCCGGCGCCGGCCCCGGGCACGGTCTATCTCGACCATCGCGCGCTGCATGCGCTGGCAGCCCGGGTCGGCCAGACCGTGCAAGTGGGCGGCCAAAGCCTGCGCGTGGCGGGCGAACTGGAGCGCGAACCGGACGGTGGCAGCCTGTTCGCCATGGCACCGCAGGCCGTGATGGCTTTGGCGGATGCACGCGCCGAGGGGCTGCTGGGACCCGGCAGTCGTGCCAGTCACCGGCTGCTGATCGCCGGACCGGCGCGCGCGGTACAGCACTGGCTGGACTGGGCCCATGCCCAGCCCCGTCCGATGGATGGCCGCTGGATCGGGCCTCGACAGGCACAGGAGCGCATTCGCGCCGCGTTCGACCGCGCCGGACTGTTCCTGCAGCTGACCGCCTTGCTGGCCGCCCTGCTGTGCGGCATCGCCATTGCTTTGTCGGCCCAGCGCTATGCCAGCCGCAAGCGCGCCGAAGTGGCCGTGCTGCGTGCCATCGGCATTCCCCGCGGACAACTGGCTCTGCTGCTGGGCATGGCGATGGCCTGGCTGGCCCTGCCGGTGGCCGCCATCGGTACGGCCATGGCCTGGGGCCTGTCGCAAGGAATCTGGCATTGGCTGGCCAGCCGACTGGGGCAGCCCGCGGAATGGCTGCCGCCTGGTCCCTGCCTGGCTTCCGCCGCGATGGCGCTGGCGGTACTGGCCGGTTTTACCTGGCCTCCGCTGGCGCGCCTGGGCCGAATTCCGCCCGCCGCCGTTTTTCGCGACAGTTATCGCTATCAGGGTGGTCTGGCCGAACTGGCCTATCTGCTGCCGGTGCTTGTGGCACTGGGGCTGATCTGGCTGCAGACCCGCAGTCTGGCACTGGCCTTTCAGCTGGGCCTGAGCCTCGGTGTCGTCGCCGCCGCGACCTTGCTGATCACGACGCTGCTGCTGAGCGCGATCCGCCGCCTGCCGACCGGCCGCTGGGTCACGCTGCGGCTGGGCCTGCAGCAGCTGGCACGGCGGCGGGGGCTCAGTCTGATCCAGGCCACGGCGCTGAGCACCGGCCTGACCGCCCTGCTGTTGCTGGGTCTGGTTGCGCCCGCCCTGCTGGACAATTGGCGGGCCGAATTGCCGGCGGACACCCCGAACTGGTTTGTGCTGAACCTGCAGGACGATCAGCGCCAGGAATTCAGCCGCCACCTGGCTGAACTCGGCGCCAGCCGCCTGAGCATCATGCCGCTGGCCGTGGGCAAGCTGATCGCCATCAATGGCCGCCCCGTGGAGCAGATCGCCTTTGGCGATGCCCATGCGCAGGAGCGTGCCTCGCAGCAGCTGCGACTGTCCTGGAGCGCGCAACTGCCGCCGGCCAATCGGCTGGTCGCCGGACAGTGGCCGCCCTTGCAGCCGGCCACGCCTGAGGTATCGGTGGACCAGACCTGGCAGCAGTGGTTCGGCCTGAAACTGGGGGACCGCTTGCGCCTGCAAATCGGCGAAGCCAGCGTGGAGGCCAGGGTCAGCAGCTTTCGGCAGGTGGACTGGCGCTCGTTCCGGGTCAATTTCTTTCTGATGCTGGACCAGGCCCATGCGACCCGGCTGCCGCATACCTGGATCGCCAGTTTCCATCTGCCGGCTCGCCAAGCCGACCGGCTCGGCAGCTTGTTGCAGCAGCAATCCAATCTGAGCCTGATTGATATCAACAGCCTGCTGGATCAGGTCCGCCAGCTGGTCGGCCAGGTCGCGCTGGCGGTGCGTGCCATCCTGCTGCTGAGCCTGCTGGCCGGCGCGCTGGTGCTGGCTTCGGCACTGGCGGCCAGCCATCAGGAGCGCCAGCACGAGGCCGCCCTGCTGCGAACCCTGGGCGCCCCCTCCCGGCAGTTGCGCGGTGCCGCCGCCTGTGAATTCGCGGTGCTGGGCCTGATCTGCGCCACCACCTCGGCGATCGCCTGCGTGCTGGCCGGACAATGGCTGGGGCGACGGCTGTTCCGGATCGAACATGTGCAACTGCCTTGGCTGGCGGTGATCGGCACCAGCCTGCTGGCGGTGGCAGTCGTGACCCTGCTGGGTCTGACCGGTACCCGCAAAGTGATACGGACCCCGCCGATGCAGTTGCTGCGGCACTACTGA